A genomic region of Zea mays cultivar B73 chromosome 6, Zm-B73-REFERENCE-NAM-5.0, whole genome shotgun sequence contains the following coding sequences:
- the LOC109940566 gene encoding uncharacterized protein, whose amino-acid sequence MLFTPVAELHPQSTNVVIRVCVIRKWEFRGATNDGPLQHINLVLADEQGTSIHAEIAAALAVDKGSLIEIEKVYELKRFRVTPSRNYFKPVDNNFMIQFTLYTQAKVVKDPPQMFPRYIYKLTSFENIEDNIDNRTYLIDVLGMLTQIDPPHLIGYNNSTIIRDIYIKNASDMSLKITLWGNQASNFSISDVYNQSINQPIVILLVGFLAKRFKGYDPSFSKKTFELFIPTNMITHNLHVM is encoded by the exons ATGTTATTCACACCTGTGGCAGAATTACATCCTCAATCTACCAATGTTGTCATAAGAGTGTGTGTGATCAGAAAATGGGAATTCCGAGGTGCTACAAATGACGGCCCTCTGCAACACATTAATTTGGTTCTAGCTGATGAACAG GGTACGTCCATCCACGCTGAGATTGCAGCGGCTCTGGCAGTTGACAAAGGCTCACTGATAGAAATTGAAAAAGTATATGAGCTCAAACGCTTTCGGGTCACGCCTTCCAGAAACTATTTCAAACCTGTTGACAATAACTTCATGATACAATTCACTCTGTACACTCAAGCCAAAGTAGTCAAAGATCCACCACAAATGTTTCCAAGATATATCTACAAGCTCACATCCTTTGAAAACATCGAAGATAACATTGACAATAGAACTTACTTGATTG ATGTCCTTGGAATGTTGACACAAATTGATCCTCCACATCTAATTGGCTACAACAACTCAACCATCATCAGAGACATCTACATCAAGAATGCAAG TGACATGTCTCTAAAAATTACTCTTTGGGGAAATCAAGCATCAAACTTTTCTATCAGTGATGTTTACAATCAAAGCATCAACCAGCCTATTGTCATACTGCTTGTTGGATTTCTTGCTAAACGATTCAAAGGTTATGATCCAAGCTTTTCAAAAAAAACATTTGAATTATTTATTCCAACAAATATGATAACACATAATCTACATGTAATGTAA
- the LOC118472320 gene encoding uncharacterized protein yields the protein MFPPEGYRCTVTISRIVQNSKWWYPSCSRCHKSSSQTSTGYHCTSGGCTDINFRYKLSFIATDGTCEAEFFCFDSIARKIVGKPCDNLVTAVTTSQGPPAALAAIVCLKFTLAVAINMSAYSVTNRVFSILSILTNHGRQSFIPSNMPSHPQQELHTQDEIPSLPTTQDSPATSMAKLSTCSNEKNEICRMTQRYL from the exons ATGTTTCCC CCAGAAGGCTACAGATGCACTGTTACTATCTCACGCATTGTGCAAAACAGCAAATGGTGGTACCCATCTTGCTCCAGGTGCCACAAATCTTCATCTCAAACTTCAACTGGATATCACTGCACATCAGGTGGCTGCACAGATATTAACTTTAG ATACAAGCTCAGCTTCATTGCTACTGATGGGACATGTGAAGCAGAGTTCTTTTGTTTTGATAGCATAGCCAGAAAAATAGTAGGAAAACCTTGTGACAACCTTGTTACAGCAGTTACAACTTCTCAGGGTCCCCCAGCAGCCCTAGCCGCTATTGTGTGTCTGAAATTTACCCTTGCAGTTGCCATCAATATGTCAGCCTACTCAGTCACAAATAGAGTCTTCTCTATTCTGTCTATTTTAACAAATCATGGAAGACAGTCCTTCATACCATCTAACATGCCTAGCCATCCTCAACAAGAGTTGCATACACAAGATGAAATACCTAGCCTTCCGACCACACAAGACTCTCCAGCAACATCAATGGCAAAACTATCTACCTGTAGCAACGAAAAAAACGAG ATATGCCGCATGACACAGAGGTACCTTTAG